A single Vicinamibacteria bacterium DNA region contains:
- a CDS encoding IS110 family transposase, with product MQHKREKPKKKTPVSLLKRINPNVAGIDCGSAEHYVAVPPDRDPTPVQSFKTFTADLYRLADWLSSCGVTSVAMESTGVYWIPIYEILEARGFEVVLVNARHVKNVPGRKSDVSDCEWLRELHSVGLLRGSFRPVAAIATLRCYLRHRETLVQSAATHIQRMQKALVQMNVQLHLVVSDITGVTGLRILRDIVAGRTNPRLLAKHRDHRCRASEAEIAAALTGNYLLEHLFALRQNLELFDTIQLQIKACDSAIEAQLNLMAARSTQKAPLPPPRNMRKPRDNEPRFEIRPLLHQIAGGVDLSQIDAIRPYTALRLISEIGTDMNRWPTEKHFTSWLTLAPQNKLSGGRLLNSRTQPSANRAASILRMAAMSLGRTQTALGAYYRRLAYRVGKAKAVTATARKLAIIVYRSLKHGLVYTDPGAAAYNAHDRQRILRRLTQRAADLGFALLDMQSGELLQASVS from the coding sequence ATGCAACACAAGCGTGAAAAGCCCAAGAAGAAAACCCCCGTGTCCTTGCTGAAGAGGATCAACCCGAACGTCGCCGGGATCGACTGCGGCTCCGCTGAACATTACGTCGCCGTACCACCGGACCGCGACCCCACACCCGTCCAGTCGTTCAAAACCTTTACTGCCGATCTCTATCGACTCGCCGACTGGCTTTCATCGTGCGGTGTCACCAGCGTTGCGATGGAGTCCACGGGAGTCTACTGGATTCCGATTTACGAGATCCTCGAAGCCCGCGGTTTCGAAGTTGTTTTGGTCAACGCCCGCCACGTCAAAAACGTTCCTGGGCGCAAGAGCGATGTCTCGGACTGCGAATGGCTCAGGGAACTGCATAGTGTGGGACTGCTTCGCGGCAGTTTCCGCCCGGTGGCGGCCATCGCTACTCTCCGCTGCTACCTCCGCCACCGAGAGACTCTCGTCCAAAGCGCAGCAACCCATATTCAGCGTATGCAAAAAGCCCTAGTCCAAATGAACGTCCAGCTTCACCTCGTCGTCAGCGACATCACTGGCGTCACAGGCTTGCGAATCCTTCGCGACATCGTTGCGGGACGAACCAACCCCAGATTGCTTGCCAAGCATCGTGACCATCGCTGCCGCGCTTCTGAAGCGGAGATCGCCGCTGCCCTTACAGGCAATTACCTTCTCGAGCACCTCTTCGCTCTTCGCCAGAACCTCGAACTCTTCGACACGATTCAGCTTCAGATCAAGGCCTGTGACTCAGCCATCGAGGCCCAACTGAATCTCATGGCCGCTCGTTCCACCCAGAAGGCTCCTTTGCCCCCTCCTCGAAACATGCGCAAGCCTCGGGACAACGAACCCCGTTTCGAGATCCGTCCCCTCCTCCATCAAATCGCCGGCGGCGTCGACCTCTCCCAGATCGATGCCATCAGACCCTACACCGCCTTGCGCCTTATCTCCGAGATCGGAACCGACATGAACCGTTGGCCAACGGAAAAACACTTCACCTCCTGGCTCACCCTCGCACCTCAAAACAAACTCTCAGGAGGACGCCTTCTCAACTCCCGAACCCAGCCTTCCGCAAACCGCGCCGCTTCCATCCTTCGCATGGCCGCCATGAGTCTCGGCAGAACTCAGACCGCTCTCGGGGCTTACTACCGTCGCCTCGCTTATCGCGTTGGTAAAGCCAAGGCCGTCACCGCGACCGCACGAAAGCTCGCCATCATCGTCTATCGAAGCCTCAAGCACGGCCTCGTCTACACAGACCCAGGTGCCGCAGCCTACAATGCCCACGACCGCCAAAGAATCCTTCGTCGTCTCACTCAACGCGCTGCCGACCTAGGATTCGCACTCTTGGACATGCAGTCCGGAGAGCTCCTTCAGGCGTCAGTTTCTTAG